TGCCACCATTGCCGCGTCAACCGCATATAGTAACGTATATACCTTTTCCCCTTTTCCTCTCTCAATTGCCGTGCCTCCCTCCCCTTTCCTTTCCAGTGCCACGATTAGGTCGTCTATAAATATGTTCGGTCGTGAACattatatatataaaattaaGACGACCTGTTATAGTTCTCAGGTTTTCCTTAATGTGTTGGGGATTACTAAAATCccttaaatttcattttgcaCTTAGCAGTTACTAACGGTcataatttgttttattttttgggtTTCAGGTAGAAATTACCTTACGCCAAAACTCTTCCCTTTCTGAATTTTTACCTTTATTATTCCCTCAATAAAAGACTCAAAATGCTTTTAGTTCCGTCaacaaatcaataaaattttctctcccctCTCTGTTCGAAAAGACCATTCTCTCCCCTTACTCTCTTAGACTCTAGGGTGATAGTTTTTAAGATAGATTGAGAGTTAGTTACTCGTTAAGACTCCGTCGAGACAAGACCTTTAGACTTGTTCTctcttttttgttttatatactaatatccgttttttttttgtgatataTGCAGTTTCCTTTAAATTGTAAACTCATCACCATtgtatgaataaattaaaatcagaaaaataaaatcgcgtTTCGGTTATTTCAAGTtgtcaaaattttaatcaaaaaaaaacacttcctGCTTTCGGCTCACTATCCGTTTGCAGCAGTTTGGGAGACACCTTGCCGTATCATTGATATACCTGAGACGTACAATCTCAGAGAAGGGTCCGATGATTATCCAATCGTGTGACTAGAATCATTCAGACCATCGCGGCAAGTACCCCGAACATATgtatggtccttcgagccggataattagtttaaaataaaaactagtGCAGTGCATTCTCTAAAAATCGAAgtcttgacaaaaaaaaactcataaaaaattgtgcgTTGGAAACAAATGACGCGGATAAAGCAGAATCCTGACGATATCTAACTTCGTGACGAGAAAACCTGAACCCTGGGTCAACGAGGAGCTGTGACGGCGACATCGCATCCACCTACCTCCCTTTGCTGTATCACGGGCCATCAACGGTAAGCTCATTATTATCTGAATCGTCAGTCTATCCTCTTTTTGTCCCTTCAATTCCGTAAATCGACCCCTATCGATCTCGATCAAAATGCCTGAATTAACAGAGCAACAAAAGGCAAAAAGAAGTACTCTAGTTCAAGCACGTGGGCGAATAAAGGCTAGAATCACCAGGTTATCTAATTATTTAACCAATTCTGGTCTATATGCAACTGCCAAACACATTGATGAGCATCTCTTCAAGATTAACGAAGAATTAACAAAACTTCCCTCACTGGAGTTGGAGCTCATGGCTCTAGAACCCGATGGAAACCACGCAGATGAGTCGGAAAACATTATGTTTGATTATGAAGACATGATGGTACTCATCAGAAAATTCAAAGAACCCCACCGCGAAGCTGCGAGTACGAGTAAATTCCCCTATGACGCTCATCCTTCTTCTACTCTCGCTTATCCTGTGGCGACGGATTACCTGTCTTCCCTACCGAAAGCCGAACTCAAGAAATTCGATGGAGCATTAGAAAATTGGCGTCCATACAGAGATTGGTTTTTAGTGACGATTCACAATCGTCACGGGCTCTCCGAATATCAGCAATTTGATCTCTTGAAGCGGACACTCACTGGAGAAGCAGAAAAGATGATTCGTCCATTCCAGACCACCGCTGAAAATTATAAGGTCGCCTGGAAACTACTTGAGTCTACGTACGATAACGAATACATTCTACTCTTCCGTCACTGCGAACTCTTATTAGAAACTCCCACCATGAAGAAAAGCTCTGCTGAAGagattagaaaattaattaaccacATTCAAGCTCAAATTTACGCAATGCAGGCAATGGGGGAGAACATTGATGGCTGGAACACTATGCTTTCCTACATTATATTAAGCAAACTAGATAAAGACACAGAAAGAGAATGGAATCGTTCTGAAAAAACACTTAAGGTTCCTAAATACGAGGATATCTTACAATTTTTAAGAGATCAAGCCACCCGTTTGACTTGCGTTAAGACATCACTGGGGAGTCAAACCGTCAGCACGGCCAGCACTTCGCAATCCAGACCAAGAAATGGAGGGTACAAGACGCACGGTCGCAGTAGTGAGAAGGTTCAAGCACTACTGACGTCCACAGAGTCAAAGGTTTGTCCCATTTGCAAAGATCCACATACCATTgagaaatgtggaaaattccTTGCTCTAACTATATCAGATCGTATTGACATTGCTCGCAAATTACACTTGTGTTTGAATTGCTTCAAAAACAATCACAAGACTCGTGTTTGTAAGGCTGCTACTTGCACCGTGTGTCAAAAAAGACACAATCATTTGGTACATTTGACTGAAGCAGATTTACAACCCAAGATATCATCGGCATGACCAGAACCAATGGTCACCTCGGACTTACCTGCAGTAACCGCACTCGTCGCCTCTATGCCGCACAGGGAAGCCATCGTTACTGCAGTTATAAACGTATTAGACAACACCAAAAAATCCATTCGTTGTCGGACAATTCTGGATACTGGGTCAAGCTCTAATTTTATGACTGAGAGTATGGcaaggaaattaaaattaccgTCAGAAAAACTAGAAATTTCCATAGAAGCCATGACCAACTCCCAATCTTCAACAAATCACGTAGTAACAGCGACAATAAATTCTAGAGTGAATGGCTATTCCAAATCACTCAATTTTCTCACTGTTCCTAAAATTGGTAATTTGTTCCCTCTTCAACCTATTAATCGCAATGATCTGAACATTCCGAAGCATCTCCACTTGGCAGATCCCACTTTTGATCAACCTGCGCCAGTGGATATGCTGTTGAGCGTCGGCACTACACTCGCACTTATCTGTCAAGgacaaattaaattgaacGGTCCGAATGATCCTGACATAATTTTGGAAGAGACTCGTCTGGGATGGATAATCGGCGGAAGTACTCTCTCCAACGGCCCTccacataaaaaatttcctataaCCTCATACGTCACTACAGTCGAAAAAGAGCTAAAAAACTTTTGGGAAATGGACGACATTCACATGGCAAAACATTGGTCAAAAGAAGAACACGCTTGTGAAGCCCACTTCCAACAACATGTAACTCGAGATGCAACTGGGCGCTATGTGGTCGCTTTACCTTTCAACGGAAAGGAAGATCAATTGGGAAATTCTAAGGAACTAGCCAGGAATCGCTTCAAGGCCCTGTTACGAAGGTTTAAACGTAATCCAGAATtggaaaaacaatattcagctGTTTTGGAAGAATATATCAACCTAGGGCATATGTCACCAGCTGAAGCCGAACCCCAAGAAGAAAAAGGCTTCTACCTGCCTCATCACGCCGTCATAAAGGCCACCAGCCTCACGACAAAGGTAAGGGTGGTATTCGATGGGTCAGCCAAGGAGGAGAACCATCTTTCTCTCAATGAAACCTTGATGACTGGGCCCACTATTCAAGAGgacattttttccctcttgaCTCGTTTTCTCACTCACCAATACGTTTTAACTGGAGACATAGAAAAAATGTATCGCCAGTTTTGGGTCCGAGATGAGGACCGCAAATACCAGAGAATTTGGTGGTATGATAAAAACGGTGAAGAAAGACTATTCCACTTGAACACTGTCACCTTTGGATTATCTGCAGCCCCATATCTAGCCATTCGTTGTTTGCATCAATTAGCGGATGACGAAGGCCATCATTTTCCAGAAGCTGCCAAAATCATCAAGCGAGATCTATATGTTGATCATCTTTTGACAGGCACCAATTCATTCGAGGAAGCGTTGAAATTACGTGATGAAATATCCGCGTTGCTGAAAAAAGGTCAACTCAATCTACGACAATGGGCCTCTAATGATACAAGACTTCTGGAAGGACTACCAGAGGGGAGTGTGAATTTACAGCTCAACACTTCCACTGATTCCACGATTAAAACATTAGGCCTCCATTGGGACTCATCTCAAGATGCAAttgtatacagggtgtcccagaattgcacgtccaaactttaaacttaagttgggggtgaaattctggatcgacaAGTCCttagcgactttttgatcagatgcaccctcttcaagttattgagggttgaagttggatgaatcaggggcgtggaatacccagtcgcacgtcggtgagaaaaacatgcgagtgtagtggtgtccccaccataccgtactactcccctgcggcggcagaaagaaaCGACTGGCGGCggcgggtaagaggaaggggagggaaataaaaaaaatcgaaatactaaaagattaataatgctttaatattataaaattttataaaattaaattgatacaaattataaaatgttttttggtgaataaattttgcaatcgtatgatttcttctttcgatgaacacaaccatggacaatagaacctcagcaaaacgttaagattcgttttctttacttgatattgtttatgtatttttctaaagaataatttttttttaattaagtctatttctgtttttcgctgggggggggggggcgaagcctccggctcgcctcgactgcgacttgtcacgcctcgtgctgcaaacttcacacttctcacaatcctccacctatcgtcctcatgtcataatctactattatgtagcgggcgggtgttcattttttttatttccctccccttcctcttacccgccgccgccagtcatctctttctgccgccacaagggagtagtacggtatggtggggacaccactacactcgcatgtttttctcaccgacgtgcgactgggtattccacgcccctgattcatccaacttcaaccctcaataactcgaagagggtgcatctgaACAAAAAGTCGCTAAGGACTtgtcgatccagaatttcacccccaacttaagtttaaagtttggacgtgcaattctgggacaccctgtatacagTAAAGCCGATTTCTTTAAGGTCAAAGGTGACCAAACGAACAATGCTTTCAGAGGTCTCAAAAATCTTTGATCCTCTCGGATTCCTTGGTCCAGTGATAATTAAAGGACGAATGATATTGCACGTCTTATGGATCGAAAAGTTGGGATGGGATGATTCCATTCCCTTAAGCATATTGACTGAATGGAAAGATTATGCTCATCAATTGactgaattgaataatttatcatttcatcGAAAGGTAATCATTCCTGAAGCCCAGGAA
This genomic stretch from Diachasmimorpha longicaudata isolate KC_UGA_2023 chromosome 6, iyDiaLong2, whole genome shotgun sequence harbors:
- the LOC135163938 gene encoding uncharacterized protein LOC135163938, which encodes MVTSDLPAVTALVASMPHREAIVTAVINVLDNTKKSIRCRTILDTGSSSNFMTESMARKLKLPSEKLEISIEAMTNSQSSTNHVVTATINSRVNGYSKSLNFLTVPKIGNLFPLQPINRNDLNIPKHLHLADPTFDQPAPVDMLLSVGTTLALICQGQIKLNGPNDPDIILEETRLGWIIGGSTLSNGPPHKKFPITSYVTTVEKELKNFWEMDDIHMAKHWSKEEHACEAHFQQHVTRDATGRYVVALPFNGKEDQLGNSKELARNRFKALLRRFKRNPELEKQYSAVLEEYINLGHMSPAEAEPQEEKGFYLPHHAVIKATSLTTKVRVVFDGSAKEENHLSLNETLMTGPTIQEDIFSLLTRFLTHQYVLTGDIEKMYRQFWVRDEDRKYQRIWWYDKNGEERLFHLNTVTFGLSAAPYLAIRCLHQLADDEGHHFPEAAKIIKRDLYVDHLLTGTNSFEEALKLRDEISALLKKGQLNLRQWASNDTRLLEGLPEGSVNLQLNTSTDSTIKTLGLHWDSSQDAIWCPHHTVLLPCGGRKKRLAAAEGASEQKVAKDLSIQNFTPNLSLKFGRAILGHPVYKVSKIFDPLGFLGPVIIKGRMILHVLWIEKLGWDDSIPLSILTEWKDYAHQLTELNNLSFHRKVIIPEAQEIQIHGFCDASMKGYGACIDLRSIDIQGNIQTRLLCSKARVAPINSPSLPRLELCAALLLADLYVAVKKAINHQISRIILWSDSTITLHWINTSPHKLLVFVANRVAGIQEKTKDAEWRHVRTQDNPADHISRGLFPQEFMQDSNWKSGPTWLSEDGNNWPISELTVLPEVPEMRKAQCLLTIPQNKTEDKKSKKEAETSYICRFSSIKFLRKLFALGLRFKNKLKGPLSVDELKAANDRIIRSTQESAFSGEIKELNKTGLLSRNHRLRILNPFLHENGFIRVGGRLKNASIPYDQKHPVLIPKGHHISTLLIREEHASNHHAGAQSTLYALRRKYWLVDGRQQVRKVINNCTICIKANPPKSDYIMGNIPRIRVTEAKPFRNVEVDYCGPFYVKEKKHRNRNRVKVWVAVFVCLVVKAVHLEVVTDLTTEGFIAALKRFIARRGKPNCIHSDNGTNFVGAHNDIKELYSFLQTTDHNDKIHAHLTDKGITWRFTPPLSPHFGGLWEAGVKSFKHHLKRICDDLVTLEQFNTLVIEIEAILNSRPLTPISTDPNDLIALTPGNFLTGDSLMSLPEPDVKDVPPNRLSTWEFIQKKQQEFWQRWHKEYINEQNIRHKWDQGSHNIKEGSLVIIREDNLPPPTMVSGSSY